The Pseudoalteromonas tunicata genome segment GCAGCAGGTTGGCTGCTTTTATTGCGTCTTACAGGAATAGTTCTATGGTTAAATGTTATCGTACACTGTCATTATGCTGCCTCGCAGTCGCAAGTTCATTTTCTGTAAACGCGGCAGAACCATTCGATTTTTCAGAACTGTGTAAAGTTAAAAAAACGCCCAACCTAACTCAAGATAACAAAGATACGACACCTATCCTGCTAAGTGGTATAAACATTACTAATCACTCAATTTTTGACCCAAACAATCCTGATAGCACCGCATTCCATCGCTTTGTTAATTGGCTGCATATCGATACGCGTAAAGAAGTCATTGAAAGCCAACTACCGTTTAGTGCAAATCAAACCGTAACCGTAACCGTAACCGTAGATGATTTAATCGAAGCGGAGCGTATCTTAAGAAGTAAAAAATATATCCGAGATGCCAAAATAAGTTTTGATCCTGACTGCCCCTCAGATCAAGCACAACCAATCGATGTACAAACATGGGATACTTGGAGTTTACTGCCCACACTCAGTGCCGGACGTAGCAGTGGAAATAATAAAATAAGTCTAGGTTTTAAAGAGACAAATTTGCTCGGTTATGGCATTCGTGCATCAGTAAAATACCAGCAAGATCACGAACGCACTGGTTACCATACCATGCTCCAAATGCCCGCACCGTGGCAACCGCATGCTACTTTGACCTTACAAGCAGATGATTTTGATGATGGTAAGGTATTACTGGTTGATTATAATTTGCCATTTTATCAACGCAGTAGTGAGTCTCTTGAGCGTTACTACCTAATGTCACAGCAACAAAATGCGTTTATTTATCAAAATGGCCAACAGCAACATGAATTTGGCACCGATGCGACTTACGCACAACTCGCATATGGCCGAATTTGGCAACAAAACACAGCCTCAACATTGCATTGGTTAGCAGGCCTTGATTATGAAAACGTAGCTTATGAGCCATTAGAGAAGCCTTTACCCGTAGGATTAACCGATTACCAAATCATTACCCCTTGGCTTGCAATGCAATATATTGAGGATGACTATGTCGTGCTCAATGACATCGATTTAATCAACCATAGCGAAGACATTAATTTAGGCTGGGAAATTAATGCAAAATTTGGCGTGGATACTGTTAATTTTGGCCAGGGTTTTGTATTTCAGACTGCAATTAATAAAGCTTGGTTTAATAATGAGCACACCTTATATCGCTTTAATACAGATTTTAAAGCGGATGTCGGTACTGAGCTCAACGACCGATTTGAGCTTACATCAAGCGTCAGTATCAACCATAGACTATCAAGATTATTTGCCTTGTATAGCCATGTAAATGGCGCATGGCAAAATAGCGTATTTGCTGAGCGTCCGCTTGCTGTCGGTGGTGAGGAAGGACTTCGGGGATTTGCGCAAAGTTATCAACATGGTACGAGTAAAATTCAAGCGACTGCTGAAATCAGAATGTATCCTGATATCAATGTTTATCAGTTATTTGAAATTGGCTTTGTTGGCTTTATTGATGCAGGCCAAGCGTTTGGTAGCACCAATCAAGCGAATGTCAGTGATAGTTTATTATCGAGCGCGGGCTTAGGCATCCGGCTTTATTCATCCCGTTCAAGTAATGAAAACGTGGTGCACATTGATTTTACCAAGCCCATTGGCCAGTTTGAGGCTGTTGATTCTTGGGAGTTCGGTTTATCAGTTAAAACCACTTTTTAAATCACCTACACAAATACACACCTCCTACCATTTTTCTTGGGCTATCGTGATAAAAACGCACGCCTTTTTTATTTTTATTACTACTTAATTAACCTAATAAATAAGCAAAAAATTCTCTCATTTGTTGATTTACATTAAGGTTTTTACCGCTTACAAGCCGCACAATATGTTTTATGAACAAGGAGCAAATTTAAACTGATGTCTGCTCTATTTACCAGAGCCACAGTTAAAGATTTAGCTAAAAGGTAAAATCTCTTTTTGGAGCACAAGAACGTGTCCTTATCCATATTTAATGCGTTTAAACACTTGACGACTCACACTAGCAAGCAACAGCGCTGTTATTCATTTGATGCTGCAAATTTGGCAAGGATCCAAGAGATCACGGACTCTAATACCTTGAGCCATTATTTTGAAGCTGACCATAAACGCCTTGATTTATTTGCTGAGCAATTTAGCCATTATTTAATGATTTTACCGCAACTGGCTAGTCGGTATTTCACTGCTTTTGCACAGGGCTTAACCGCTCATATTGTCGCCGAGGAAACAGTTTTATTTCCGTTTTTTGAAGAAAAAACAGGCTTACAGCAAGGCCCAACCGTTACGATGCGCCAAGAACATCAACAAATAATCACCATACTTTCGTTGATTTCAGAGAAACTGGCACAACAGCACTATCAAATTGCAGCCGAATATAATCAACTTAATCAACTACTGGCACGCCACAACAAACGCGAAGAAAACATTTTATATCCTATGCTTGATCAACACAGTAACGACCAAGAAAAAGCTGAGCTCTTTTTAAAACTATTTGAGGCTACTGCATTGCCTCATTGTGGGCCTTGTGCAGCAAACTAATCGATTTGTTAGATAAGCAAAAGGGGCCTAGCTTGTGTAAGTGAAACAGACGCTTAAAAACAAACTGTTGGCTATTGCAAAGCTCAACCTTAAGGTACAATTGCCAAAAAACCAGCTAGGTGCCCCATGCCATTACGACAACCCTTTTCAGTCCTTGTGGTTATTTACAACCATAGTCGTGAATTTTTATTGATCCAACGAGCGGATGATGCCAATTTTTGGCAATCGGTCACTGGCGGCATCGACCCAGGTGAAACTCCAATCAATACCGCCTATCGTGAGCTTAAAGAAGAAACAGGCATTGATGCACTAAAACTGGGTATTACCCTGAGTGATCATCACAAAACCAATCAATACGAAATCCGCGACTGTTGGCGCCATCGTTATGAAGCCCACGCGTTAATAAATACCGAACATGTGTTTAGTATCTGTGTCCCAAATGATATTCGTATCACCCTTAACCCAAACGAGCACACAGATTTAATCTGGCTAGCACAGCAAGAAGCCGCAGATAAGGCATGGTCACCCAGTAACAGTGCAGAAATTTTGGCTTTATAACCTTACAATAAATGACAAACAGCCAAAAAAACACCACTCAAGGTGGTGTTCTGGTAATGAAGCTACTGATTTTAATTTACGCTTGCGGCACGCGTACCCAACCTTCCATTAACACTCGGGCGCTGCGACTCATGATCGCGCTTTTTACTTGCCACTGATTATTAACCATCTCAGCCTCGGCACCGACTTTAAGGGTGCCCGATGGGTGACCAAATGTCACTGAGGTGCGCGCAGTACCTCCAGCAGCTAAATTCACTAAAGTGCCAGCAATCGCAGCGGCAGTACCAATTGCCACTGCAGCGGTGCCCATCATCGCATGGTGTAATTTACCCATAGATAATGCACGAACATTTAAGTCGATATCGGCTTGTGCAATTGCTTTGCCACTTGACGAAACATAAGCTGAAGCAGGCGCCACTATCGCCACTTTTGGCGTGTGTTGACGGGTTTTGGCCTCTTCAATATCACTGATAAGCCCCATTTTAAGCGCACCATAAGCGCGAATGGTTTCAAAACGCGCTAAAATCGCATCATTATTGTTGATGTCATCTTGTAGCTCAGCTCCGCTAAAACCTAAATCGGCTGCATTTAAAAAGATGGTAGGAATACCGGCGTTGATAAGTGTCGCATCGAAGCTGCCCACCCCAGGAACTTCAAGAATATCAACCACATTGCCGGTTGGAAACATAGCCCCTTCACCATCAGCAGGGTCCATAAACGCCACTTCAACTTCCGCAGCTGGAAACGTCACACCATCTAATTCAAAGTCGCCGGTTTCTTGTACTTCACCGTTCGTTACAGGCACATTTGCAATAATGGTTTTTTTGATATTTGCCTGCCAAATCCGCACCGTAGCCATGCCATTTTTAGGAATTCGGCTTGCATCAACTAAGCCATTACTTATGGCAAATGAGCCGACCGCAGCGGTTAAATTGCCACAATTTCCACTCCAATCAATAAAGGGTTTATCGATAGCAACTTGGCCAAATAAATAATCAACATCATGATTTTCTTGGCTGCTTTTTGATAAGATCACCGTTTTACTGGTACTTGATGTCGCCCCGCCCATGCCATCGGTGTGTTTGCCGTAAGGATCTGGGCTGCCAATCACGCGTAACAGCAGGTTATCACGGGCTTGTCCTGCCACTTGCGCCTCAGGTGGTAAATCAGTGAGGTTAAAAAATACCCCTTTGCTGGTGCCGCCGCGCATATAGGTTGCAGGGATTTTGATTTGTGGTTTAAATGCCATTAACTGGCCTCCAAAAAATAGCCCCAAGTGAATCACTTGAGGCTTAAAATATTAGGCTTGGTTTAACTCTAAAAAGTCTTGTGCAAAGCGTTGTAATACGCCACCTGCCGCATAAATAGAGACTTCTTCAGCGGTATCTAAACGACACTTCACCGCAACCGCTGTTTGCGTGCCATCGGTTCGATTAATCACTACAGTCAGCATCGCGCCTGGTGTTGGTTCACCCACCACATCATAGGTTTCAGTACCATCTATCGCATAAGTATGGCGATTTTCACCATCAACAAATTCCAGCGGTAAAACCCCCATCC includes the following:
- a CDS encoding hemerythrin domain-containing protein — its product is MSLSIFNAFKHLTTHTSKQQRCYSFDAANLARIQEITDSNTLSHYFEADHKRLDLFAEQFSHYLMILPQLASRYFTAFAQGLTAHIVAEETVLFPFFEEKTGLQQGPTVTMRQEHQQIITILSLISEKLAQQHYQIAAEYNQLNQLLARHNKREENILYPMLDQHSNDQEKAELFLKLFEATALPHCGPCAAN
- the nudB gene encoding dihydroneopterin triphosphate diphosphatase; its protein translation is MPLRQPFSVLVVIYNHSREFLLIQRADDANFWQSVTGGIDPGETPINTAYRELKEETGIDALKLGITLSDHHKTNQYEIRDCWRHRYEAHALINTEHVFSICVPNDIRITLNPNEHTDLIWLAQQEAADKAWSPSNSAEILAL
- the prpF gene encoding 2-methylaconitate cis-trans isomerase PrpF, which produces MAFKPQIKIPATYMRGGTSKGVFFNLTDLPPEAQVAGQARDNLLLRVIGSPDPYGKHTDGMGGATSSTSKTVILSKSSQENHDVDYLFGQVAIDKPFIDWSGNCGNLTAAVGSFAISNGLVDASRIPKNGMATVRIWQANIKKTIIANVPVTNGEVQETGDFELDGVTFPAAEVEVAFMDPADGEGAMFPTGNVVDILEVPGVGSFDATLINAGIPTIFLNAADLGFSGAELQDDINNNDAILARFETIRAYGALKMGLISDIEEAKTRQHTPKVAIVAPASAYVSSSGKAIAQADIDLNVRALSMGKLHHAMMGTAAVAIGTAAAIAGTLVNLAAGGTARTSVTFGHPSGTLKVGAEAEMVNNQWQVKSAIMSRSARVLMEGWVRVPQA